A single Nostoc sp. PCC 7107 DNA region contains:
- the glpK gene encoding glycerol kinase GlpK, whose product MTVESTSPSSGYILALDLGTTGNRAFVFNKAGQIVGQAYKELTQYYPQPGWLEHDPEEIWRDTCWVMENAIAQAQISPSQIAALGLTVQRETCLIWDKTTGKPLHKAIVWQDRRTAPLCHQLQTQGYAVEIYDRTGLVIDAYFSATKLRWLLDKVTGVDLNNVLAGTIDTWVLWKLTAGKVHATDHSNASRTMLMNLKTCAWDEILLEILQIPAQILPQIQPSLGKFGVTDKTLLGVEIPITAILGDQQAALFGHGCDRPGLMKCTYGTGSFLVAHTGSEIVRSPHQLISTLAWTQNHSGNLEIGYALEGSMFTSGACIQWLRDGIKLIKTAAETETMANQVADNGGVYFVPAFSGLGAPYWDMNARGAFFGITASVQPQHLVRAVLEAIAYQVFEVVQAINACSPTPMKRLIVDGGACENNFLMQFQADVLGIPVERPKMRDTTVQGAAFAAGLAAGFWDSYTTLVSQRQIDRIFEPNQARNNALANFATWQKAVKRSLDWAE is encoded by the coding sequence GTGACCGTGGAAAGTACATCTCCATCATCAGGCTATATCTTGGCTTTGGACTTGGGTACAACAGGCAACCGTGCTTTTGTATTTAACAAAGCAGGTCAAATTGTTGGGCAAGCATATAAAGAACTCACACAGTATTATCCCCAACCGGGCTGGTTAGAACATGATCCCGAAGAAATTTGGCGAGATACCTGCTGGGTAATGGAAAATGCGATCGCCCAAGCGCAAATTTCGCCATCACAAATAGCCGCCTTGGGATTGACTGTACAGCGGGAAACTTGCTTAATTTGGGATAAAACCACTGGTAAACCCCTACATAAAGCTATTGTTTGGCAAGACCGCCGCACTGCACCTCTTTGTCATCAATTACAAACACAAGGTTATGCAGTAGAAATTTACGATCGCACTGGTTTGGTGATTGATGCTTATTTTTCGGCGACAAAGTTGAGATGGTTATTAGACAAAGTTACAGGCGTTGATTTAAACAATGTTTTGGCAGGTACGATTGATACTTGGGTATTGTGGAAATTAACTGCGGGAAAAGTTCATGCAACCGACCACAGTAACGCCAGCCGCACCATGTTAATGAACCTAAAAACCTGCGCCTGGGATGAAATATTACTCGAAATCTTGCAAATTCCGGCTCAGATTTTGCCGCAGATTCAACCCAGCTTAGGCAAATTTGGTGTGACAGATAAAACCTTGTTGGGTGTAGAAATTCCCATCACAGCTATTTTAGGCGACCAACAAGCAGCATTATTTGGTCATGGCTGTGATCGCCCTGGTTTAATGAAATGTACTTATGGTACTGGGAGCTTTTTGGTAGCCCATACTGGATCAGAAATTGTGCGATCGCCACATCAACTGATTTCCACTTTGGCTTGGACGCAAAACCACAGCGGTAATTTAGAGATTGGCTATGCTTTAGAAGGCAGTATGTTTACTAGTGGTGCCTGTATCCAATGGTTACGGGATGGCATCAAACTGATTAAGACTGCGGCAGAAACAGAAACAATGGCTAACCAAGTTGCCGATAACGGCGGCGTGTACTTTGTCCCTGCCTTTAGTGGGCTGGGTGCGCCTTATTGGGATATGAATGCTAGAGGAGCCTTTTTTGGGATTACCGCCAGCGTCCAACCCCAACATTTAGTGCGGGCTGTTTTAGAAGCGATCGCTTACCAAGTTTTTGAAGTTGTGCAAGCCATTAATGCTTGTTCTCCCACGCCAATGAAGCGGTTAATTGTCGATGGCGGCGCTTGTGAAAACAACTTTCTCATGCAGTTCCAAGCTGATGTTTTGGGCATTCCCGTAGAACGGCCAAAAATGCGCGATACAACAGTACAAGGTGCAGCATTTGCCGCTGGTTTAGCAGCTGGATTTTGGGACAGCTACACAACACTAGTTAGTCAACGGCAAATAGACCGCATCTTTGAACCTAATCAAGCGAGGAATAACGCCTTAGCCAACTTTGCCACTTGGCAAAAAGCAGTTAAGCGTAGCTTGGATTGGGCAGAGTAA
- a CDS encoding GNAT family N-acetyltransferase yields the protein MIPQLKTQRLTLRGFCEEDLDVYADMCAHPEVMRYVGMGQPLSRGESWRNMAMIIGHWQLRGYGLWAVEESQTSEMIGRIGCWQPEGWPGLEIGWSLRRDYWGYGFATEAATAAMNYAFNQLQRSQIISLIHPQNVASVRVAQKLGEKLQGTTEIFGTEVLVYGLSREDWQKM from the coding sequence ATGATTCCTCAACTGAAAACTCAACGCCTTACCCTACGAGGCTTTTGTGAAGAAGATTTGGATGTTTACGCTGATATGTGCGCCCATCCAGAGGTGATGCGTTATGTCGGTATGGGTCAACCTTTATCTCGTGGGGAATCGTGGCGAAATATGGCGATGATAATTGGTCATTGGCAATTACGAGGCTATGGATTGTGGGCTGTTGAAGAAAGCCAAACTAGTGAAATGATTGGTCGGATTGGTTGTTGGCAACCAGAAGGCTGGCCTGGGTTAGAGATTGGTTGGTCGTTGCGCCGGGATTATTGGGGATATGGCTTTGCGACAGAAGCAGCAACAGCAGCAATGAATTATGCTTTTAACCAATTACAGCGATCGCAGATTATTAGCTTGATTCATCCTCAAAATGTTGCTTCTGTGCGTGTAGCCCAGAAGTTAGGCGAAAAACTGCAAGGGACAACAGAAATCTTCGGAACTGAGGTGTTAGTCTACGGTCTGAGTCGAGAAGACTGGCAAAAAATGTAG
- a CDS encoding helix-turn-helix domain-containing protein, translated as MNIKLFIQRLEALHKPIADLYQTASILPWIPPDMLPQAFQELYSTSRMVQLAAEELYQQNETLKETQNSLETEHQHYQDLFEYAPDGYLVTNPEGIIENANLTTAELLNISRQFLIGKAMINFVCLEEQQHFRHQLNQLHHTDRTKELVIRLQQRHGEYFDAAFTVKVVRNQEGRAIYLLWLIRNIGDRQPTELPSAENYKDFIHNRPRYKHSKGETIPISNSVVWYIYRGLVKLSTFSETGEEVLLGLAKTQMVFGSSMTSLSIYQAIALSDVELVPIYASEILVTPTLSHILLPKISQRLRQIESFLVISKKQLVEDRLHYLLELLKQEVGEQIESGTRFSVRFTHEDIASACGTTRVTITRLFGKLQQQGLITFDAKKHIILKNSEVRIQDSE; from the coding sequence ATGAATATAAAACTATTTATCCAACGTTTAGAAGCCTTGCATAAACCCATAGCAGATTTGTACCAAACTGCTAGTATTTTGCCTTGGATTCCTCCCGATATGCTACCACAGGCTTTTCAAGAACTTTATAGCACTTCTAGGATGGTACAGTTAGCAGCAGAAGAACTATATCAGCAAAATGAAACTTTAAAAGAAACACAAAATTCACTAGAAACAGAACACCAACATTACCAAGATTTATTCGAGTATGCACCAGATGGCTATTTAGTCACTAATCCCGAAGGGATTATTGAAAACGCTAACTTAACTACCGCTGAACTGCTGAATATTTCCAGACAGTTTCTGATTGGCAAAGCAATGATTAACTTTGTTTGTTTAGAAGAACAACAGCACTTCCGCCACCAACTCAATCAGCTACATCATACAGATAGAACCAAAGAGTTAGTCATCCGTTTGCAACAACGTCATGGCGAATACTTTGACGCAGCCTTCACAGTCAAGGTAGTACGAAACCAAGAAGGCCGCGCCATATATTTACTATGGTTAATCCGGAATATTGGCGATCGCCAGCCAACAGAATTACCATCAGCAGAGAATTACAAAGATTTTATTCATAATCGCCCTAGATACAAACATTCTAAAGGCGAAACTATCCCTATTAGTAACTCTGTTGTTTGGTATATTTATCGAGGTTTGGTCAAACTCAGCACCTTTAGTGAAACTGGCGAAGAAGTCTTGCTAGGGTTGGCAAAAACACAAATGGTATTTGGTTCTAGTATGACTTCTCTATCCATTTATCAAGCCATAGCTTTATCAGATGTTGAGTTAGTACCAATTTATGCGTCAGAAATATTAGTAACCCCAACACTTAGTCATATTTTGTTACCCAAAATCAGTCAGCGGTTACGGCAGATAGAATCATTTTTAGTTATTTCTAAAAAGCAATTAGTAGAAGACCGTTTGCACTATTTATTAGAGCTTTTGAAACAGGAAGTAGGTGAACAGATAGAAAGTGGGACTCGCTTCAGTGTGCGCTTTACTCATGAAGATATAGCAAGTGCTTGCGGTACTACCAGAGTCACAATTACACGATTGTTCGGCAAATTACAACAACAAGGTTTAATTACATTTGATGCCAAAAAACACATAATTTTGAAGAATTCAGAAGTCAGAATTCAGGATTCAGAATAA